The DNA segment CACCCCCAAACACACAGCCCCGGGGTCACAACACACAGCCCGGCCCACCCCCAAACACACAGCCCCGGGGAttgcccaacacacagccccagggcccccccaacacacagccccagggcccccccaacacacagccccgggGTCACAACACACAGCCCCGGACACCCCCAAACACACAGCCCCGGGGAttgcccaacacacagccccagggcCCCCCCAACACATAGCCCCAgggcccccccaacacacagccccagggtCACAACACACAGCCCCGGACACCCCCAAACACACAGCCCCGgggcccccccaacacacagccccaggggGCCCCAACACACAGCTCCGGGGTCACAACACACAGCTCCGGGGGCCCCCCCAACACACATCCCCGGGGATCGCCCACCATATAGGCCCGgggccccccccaacacacagccccagggggccccccccaacacacagccccggggccccccccaacacacagccccaggggGCCACAACACACAGCTCCGGGGCCCCAACACACAGCTCCGGGGTCACAACACACAGCCCCGgggcccccccaacacacagctcCGGGGTCACAACACACAGCCCCGGgggcccccccaacacacagccccggggccccccccaacacacagccccaggggGCCACAACACACAGCTCCGGGGCCCCAACACACAGCTCCGGGGTCACAACACACAGCCCCGgggcccccccaacacacagctcCGGGGTCACAACACACAGCCCCGGgggcccccccaacacacagctcCGGGGTCACAACACACAGCCCCGgggcccccccaacacacagccccggggcccccccaaaacacagccccggggcccccccaacacacagccccggggcccccccaacacacagctcCGGGGCCCCAACACACAGCTCCGgggccccaacacacagccccggggcccccccaacacacagccccggggcccccccaacacacagtcccAGGgggccccccccaacacacagccccggggccccccccaacacacagccccaggggGCCACAACACACAGCTCCGGGGCCCCAACACACAGCTCCGGGGTCACAACACACAGCCCCGgggcccccccaacacacagctcCGGGGTCACAACACACAGCCCCGgggcccccccaacacacagccccgggggcccccccaacacacagctccggggcccccccaacacacagccccggggcccccccaacacacagccccggggcccccccaacacacagccccggggcccccccaacacacagctcCGGGGCCCCAACACACAGCTCCGgggccccaacacacagccccggggcccccccaacacacagccccggggcccccccaacacacagtcccAGGgggccccccccaacacacagccccggggccccccccaacacacagccccaggggGCCACAACACACAGCTCCGGGGCCCCAACACACAGCTCCGGGGTCACAACACACAGCCCCGgggcccccccaacacacagctcCGGGGTCACAACACACAGCCCCGgggcccccccaacacacagccccgggggcccccccaacacacagctccggggcccccccaacacacagccccggggcccccccaacacacagccccggggcccccccaacacacagccccggggcccccccaacacacagccccggggcccccccccaacacacagccccggggcccccccaacacacagccccggggcccccccaacacacagccctggggcccccccaacacacagctccggggccccaacacacagccccggggcccccccaacacacagccccggggcccccccaacacacagccccgggGTCACAACACACGGCCCGGGGGATTTCCCAACACACAGCCCGGTCCCCGGGGGATCGCCCACACAAATTTTCATTGTGTCACTCAGTGGGCAGCATacccgtctctgagtcagaaagttgtgggttcaagtcccactccagagacttgagcacaaaaaatctaggctgacactccagtgcagtgctgagggagtgctgcactgtcggaggtgctgtctttcagatgagacattaaaccgaagccccatctgctctctcaggtggatgtaaaagatcccttggcactattttgacgaaGATCGGGGAAAGttattccccggtgtcctggccaatatttatccctcaaccaacatcactaaaacacatgatctggtcattatcacattgctgtttgtgggagcttgctgtgcacaaagtcccacattacaacagcgacttcaaaagtacttcattgactgcgaagagctttgggatgtttggcggtcatgaaaagcgctatataaatgcaagtccctttCTTTCAGGCTCACTTATTCTACTTTAAAATTATCCGTCGTTGGCCTGCTCTGAATATCCTGATACCCGTCATAAGCATTTCTGTGTTTGGTTCCCTATCAGTTTGGGAGGGAGATCCTGATACACACATGGTTTTAAAacatccttttaaaaaaaaatgctgcacATTTTAAGCTCTTGCAGCTTCACTTAGTAATTCCTCTGGATTTTCAAATCTGAAGTTTCCATGTATCATCACATTTGTTTTATTAAAGGTTTTTTATTTACTCTGTTCTCGGCTGATTTTTTACTGTGGTAGTTACAGAGCTGCAGCAACCCTCTGATACTTTGCCCTGGTGTCCATTCTGCATGTGCATGCCTTTTGAAGGGGCGTGTTGACACGATATTGGACTGTGGAGTGGATCACAGCATGAGCTCCTAAAGTGTCCAGGAGGTGTCACTGGACATCATTCAAAGGCATGCTGTAGCTCCCTGCTACCCCGAGCTGAGAGCACCTAACTCCCTATATACCGAGAACTGAATCGGGAGCATCTGTGGGTCATTATCGCACCAAGTGATGCATTTTCTCACTGACCATCAAGGTAGCCTCATAAGGCCATTTTTTCAGTGCTGGATTTTGCACTGACAGACCACAGCATTCCACATGTGCCTCCTTGGTCAAGTGTACAGACCCCTTTTCCAGGTTGCTTGTGCATAtgattcataggcggtccctcgaacgaggatgacttgcttccacaagagttcacagatgtttcaatgaaggacccaatgttccagccctgaactccaattgagggggtggaagatgcctgtgcgtgtgtttttttaacgtgtggtgactgttgcacatcagccaccacacgggctcgacagagctaggcctttatccagtggcaagggttaaccaggatgactggagccctgttctgctgcacggaccgaatgcacacacacatatcgcagtgtgggctggcccctgctgcgtaTGATTACAAAGCTGTTgtcttcttttctctctctcgcttactCATAATATATATATCATGCAATTCTTTTCATCTGGTGTGACAATCAAGAACTGGGCCCACCTTGATTTAGCACCAATAATTGAATTTGCATTCATTCAGAACCCTTGCATTCATATAAGAGAGGGAAATAAACAACTTTCAGgcaatagagaaactgtttctgttggttggggattctaggactaggggacatcagtctaaaaattagagccaggcctttcaggagtgaagttagggaaCATGCAAAGAATGGTtgacgtttggaactctcttccgcaaatggcaatcgttaattttaaatctggattgatagatttttgttaatgaAAGATATGGGGCAAGggaaggtatatggagttaggtcacagatcagccaagatcccattgaatggtggaacaggctcgagtggtcaaatggcctactccagttcctatgtaacgGGACGTGAGGTATAACTGAAAGGTTCAACCTCAACCCACATAACTGTAACAGGGACCTTTCAAAGCTGGTGATCTTTTAAACTCTGCACTGCTTGTGATCTTTCCTTCAGAGTCTGGGGCGgccgtctgtgaattctttctgagGGCGTCATGTGGGAAAGGTAAGAGATCTGGGCTTGAGCTTTTTCCATCTTCAGTTCGCTGCTGTATTACAATCTATTCTAATCCATTGGTGATGTTCTAGCTTGTTTAGTGACCATAGCTCTTATCACCGAGATTCCTTCAGGTGCAATTTTCTTGTGTTTTGCTATAATTGTGCATGAAGTATTCTCGGAGGGACGGGaagggaaggtgggggtgggggggcacttgtTGCCTCCTGTAAGCCCCCTtgctaccccccacccccactcccctgcctacttatgcctgttttgccccTTGATGTCAGAGGGAGGTCTGAAGCAAGCTGCCTTCCCATGGAGAGAAGGAGAGGCACTCTGACAATGCTCAGTGCCTGACTGAGTAATGCATTGACAGAAGTCTGGGAGCAGCTCATCCGCCCACCTTCTCGGCTACATAATGGTGCTTGGGCAAGGAGACCTAACGGGATGAGGTAAGGAAGGAGTGGGGAAGGGAATACAGTAATGTGGTTCATTAATATGAGGCAGATTGCCCAGAGGTATTTCCTCATCATGATAATGATGTAATGACTCCATGCTGCCAGGGACAGGTAGCAGGATGGAGAGTCCGTGCCCTGGACCATTGACTCACACCTGCGATTTCCTGTTTTCGGAACTTCTCAGTCTCGGCTCTGGATCATGAGGGGGCTGAGGCCAAGTATCTCCACCGAGAGTGAAGAAAAATGACACGGCAATTCATTTTAGCCCCCTTATGTTCTTGTGCATCTCCTGTTCGGGAAGGACATTGTTCCCCCGCCACGGCCCCAACCCCCCACACCCGGCTGCTGCATTCCcacagagaggggaagggaggaaatATTTTTGAGAAAAGTAAATAAGAAAAATATATTCAATTCCACAGATGTATGGTGTTCATTCCTCATATTGAACGAATTGCTGTTCCCACGAAATTGTGATCCCTTTTCAAAAATGTATAAATTACTGTTGTTCAAGTTTTCAGGATGAAGTAACCTGTTGGTTACTACCTGTGCATCAGAAGTCTCTGCTTCTGCGCACCCCTCCCTGTCTGTTTACTGTGTGTCttcggcccccccccccctccccaccatgaaTCAGTATCCTGCGAGGAGGGCTGGCTCTGGCGATTGACTCTGATTTCGTTGTGCAGGTGGAATGTGCCCGTTTCGCCACATCAGCGGCGAGAAGACAGTGGTGTGCAAACACTGGCTGCGGGGGCTGTGCAAGAAAGGAGATCAGTGCGAATTCTTGCACGAGTACGACATGACCAAGATGCCCGAGTGCTACTTCTATTCCAAGTTTGGTGAGCGCCGCCTCTGCCCGCTCCCCGTTTCCGAACGCAGCTGGGTGTCTGATCGTGGGTGGGGGTGGGAAGGGCGGGCATTGCATCAGAAGTTACGACAGAGTGGGACAATAAGGCAGTAGCACCTCGCAGCTCCCTTATGCGATAGAGCCATAACGCTGCGATTTTACCTTCAACAATCTGATGGTTTTAAAAGCATTGAAGAATAACTTTAGCTAAAGTCTTTCTCTTTCTGGGCAGTGTAGCGCACTTTATTGAAAGCTGGAAATAGGCCGCTGGTCGGAGCTCTCGCGACTTGAAGTGTTTCCCGATCTTTCTGTTTCAGAAGATGTGCTGTGACCTGCTGCATACTTTCAGTACTTTGTTTCTCATTTCCAGTCTGTATATTTTTGCTGAGTCTTGAGCCCACCTGCTGCATCACCAGGACCGGGTTTAGGATTCGGGCGTctgacacacacactgtacctgtatTTTCCGATGCTTTCGACATCATCTGTTTCCTGGAACAGGCAGCCTGACAGAAACTAAACTGGACATAATTTACGAACTAATTTCTTCGCACTCAGAGTTAACTTCAGGAATAGACTGCCATGACAGTTAGTTGAGTTTAAGTATTCAGAAAGGAACACAGATAGATTCTTGAATCAATAGGGGGCAGTGCGTTATGGGCTGGCATCAAGGCAGAAGGGGAATTGAAAGGGTTGAAACAAAGTCCTGAATATTGGAGAGAAGACCTGAATGTGCTTTTCTTGCTCCTTGCGTTCTATGTTCTGATTTGTTCCTTTTGCCACTGCAGGAGAATGTAGCAACAAGGAATGTCCGTTTCTGCACATTGATCCTGAGTCCAAAATCAAAGACTGTCCCTGGTACGACCGAGGGTTTTGTAAACACGGTAAGCGTTAATGGTTCTGGAaaggaaaaaaaactgatgaattgGCCGCGTCTGGGTTACTCTCGTGTACGTCCTCCTGGCATTGGCAGAGACCTGGGAGCAGGTCACTTTGCGCCGCTCTCAATCCGGGGAGAGAGCTGCGGCTCAAGTGAATGGGAGAAAAGATCCAAAATCGCTTGGGAGAGAGAAACAGCACTTCTTTCCTAAAGGGCACTGACTCATGCTGGCAGGGTCCATGGGTGCCACCCACTCTCTGGCACGTTGCCCACATAGTCATTCCTCACACATGAACTCTCAGTGAGCATTGGCGGACTAGTCGACTGCGATCGGGAGCCTGATCCTGTTTTAACCCGCCGTCGCCACCTGCGTACTCTCCAGCAGGGGGCGATGAATGGTGATCAGACGCAGCAACCCAGTCTTTTCTTGGATTTTTCTGCCTTGCTGTAATCAAGGGTGCCGGGGGGCATTTACCTGCATTGGTACAGGTGTCACCCTGCCCGAGATCACCGAACTCAGCACAGGCTAAGCACGGATCTAAGGCCTGAGGTTTATTCCTGACACACATGTCAATGTGCTTTTGTTACTCTCTCACATGCTCCAAATTAGAGAAGTTTTGTAAGCATTCTTTGCCAACATTAGTTGCATTTATTGCACAGGTATTGTTTTAACAAAGTAAACAAAGAGAATTATATTGATTTTAATCGGACCGGTTTGGGACACAAAGGCAGCTGAGTAACATTCGatcagaggcttcccgtgggcaattgcctccgacctgaaaaatttctacgaatttacctgatggcccggaggagcatgggattccggtggggaggctttctcttcccgcgctgtgaagcgcgttcccgtcctccaggttcccacagaGACAGtgtgtcacgtgtgactgctcagccaatcaggtacagtattccacagctttctcattaatagcaatgagaactctgtatctaccagttctcattgctattaatgaaaaacaaacacactaaacatcataataaaaaataaaaacacacctcGCGTAATTAAAATTACTTgagattaaagttaataaatatcttaaaggaaaaaaaattctgagtttttaaaacgtttttttactTATGGTTTAacataaatttaacatagtgggcagggtttttaaaattaaaatgtttttttagtttcattaaattatatttttgtatgttttaaaactcttatgcctgtaaaagtaggctatgcacctgcttttatcagacccaagagttttgaggacatttgctgggcaagaaatgggtaaatgccgcaatcttgcccttgcaaatgtcctcgctcccgctaTGCGTGCGATCTGTTAAGCTCCAgtttggcagatcggaaaagctggttttcagtgcatgtgcattgtgcgctgaaaaccggcttttgcgatgccttcccgggtccgtacaccctCCTTACGGATccgaggaggccgggatttccaggttaTTGTCTTTGTTGTGCGCGGCCCGTTGATTTGAACGCGCGGTCCCTTTAAGTTTCTGCGTATGCGCGTCATTTCAAATGGaaaagcttgtgagcggcctggacggtaccttgcagattactgcgcgGGCGCGCATGCTCGCAGGGAACATTGCAGCTGTGTCCTGTTGCACTACATCCGCTGAGGGTGTAAGACTGTTGTTTGCTGAGTTATAATTTGAGCAGATTACTGATCTTGAATCCTGTCTTGTCGCAGGTCCCCTGTGCAGGCATCGACACACACGGCGGGTCATCTGTGTAAATTATCTGGTGGGGTTCTGCCCCGAAGGCCCCAGCTGTAAATTCATGCAGTAAGTATACAACGGCAGCAGGCTatccagcccctcgggcctgttctacCATTCTGTTGGCTCATGGCTGATCTCTACCTGAATACCATTTACCcgccattgctccatatcccttgataccctctgCCTAACCTAAATCTATCGATGTCAGTCTTGGAAGATTTCAATTGGCAGAACTGTCTCCTCTTAATCAGAGGAGTTTGATCCGTGATTTTCCTGACTGGCTGCTGGTCACGACATCGGTAAAAATTGGTGTAAGCATTACTGTGACTGGTCATTGCTGTGGGAACTCTGATGAAcctgaacagaaaatgctggaaatattcagcaagtcgggcagcatctgcggagagagaaacagagctcacgtttcaggtcaatgtttcagttctctccacagatgctgcctgacctgctgagtatttccagcactttttgttcATATTTCAGAATTCCAACATCTGTGGTATTTTGCCTTTGTATGCTGAATCTTATTTGGGTTTAATTGACCTTTTCTCATGTTGCGGCTGGACCTGGCTAGTGGTTATTTACTATTTTTACCTCAAACTTGGAGATAAATTTTATAGTTTCATGTAAAATAATATCCTAGAGAAGCTTTTCTTTGAATTTTGTCTCGTCTTTTTTTCCTCTCTCTGCTTTTTCCATACATTCTCCTAGTTTTCCTCCCGTGTGTTTGGGATTTCCTCCAATGCtgcacaataacaacaacttgtatttatatagcgcctttaacatagtaaaacgtcccaaggcgcttgataggagtgttatgcgataaaaatttgacaccgagctgcataagtagaaattagtgcaggtgcttggtcaaagagggaggatttaaagagcgtcttgaaggaggaaagagaggtagagaggcgaagaggtttaggcagggagttccagaactcgggacctaggcaacagaaggctcggccaccaatggttgagcgattacaatcagggatgctcagaagggcagaattaaaggagcgcagacatctgggaggatggtgcgggggggggggagcggggttgtggtgctgaaagagattagagatagggaggggcaagaccatggaggtgatttgaaaataaggatgagaattttgaaatcgatgcgttgcttgactggaagccaatgtaggtcagcgagcacagggatgatggtgatgggtgagcgggacttggtgcgagttaggacacgggcagccgagttttggattacctctagttggaggccagccaggaatgcgttggaatagtcaagtctagaggtaacaggcatggatgagggcttcagcagcggatgagctgaggtaaggacagagacgggtgatgttacggaagtggaaataggcggtctttgtaTGTTGCGGATCTGTgggcgaaagctcatttcagggtcaaatatgacacccaaggttgtgaacagtctggttcagcctcagactgaagctggggagagggatggagtcagtggcttgggaacagagtttgtggtggggaccgaaaacaatggctt comes from the Pristiophorus japonicus isolate sPriJap1 chromosome 15, sPriJap1.hap1, whole genome shotgun sequence genome and includes:
- the cpsf4 gene encoding cleavage and polyadenylation specificity factor subunit 4 isoform X3 gives rise to the protein MCPFRHISGEKTVVCKHWLRGLCKKGDQCEFLHEYDMTKMPECYFYSKFGECSNKECPFLHIDPESKIKDCPWYDRGFCKHGPLCRHRHTRRVICVNYLVGFCPEGPSCKFMHPRFELPMGPVDQPPLQQQQQMLQKQNLMPFLQRSSSLVQIPSTNISVGQQKPIIQSGGPILQSPFQSLSNRGPRPLEQVTCYKCGEKGHYANRCTKGHLAFLSGQ